One stretch of Corallococcus exiguus DNA includes these proteins:
- a CDS encoding alpha/beta hydrolase: MARHDEGFFTGKDNTRLFWTLDLPDAPPRAHVAIVHGYGDHIGRYRPVIDALVQDGFAVHGFDYRGHGRADGRRAYAAKWTEFLDDLDGFWQRVRKAAGNEKIFLLAHSHGGLMAAHALTGRLEGLSGAILSAPYLKLAISPPAAKVLAARMVGTLVPWMKVPSGLAPEMLSTDPDIQKAVGADPLYVPFATPRWFVESTAAQAQTLGLAPKIQVPLFVLCGQEDGVALPAAARAFFEAAGTADKKFKEYPGMRHEPLNERDRATVFQDISGWISAHL, encoded by the coding sequence ATGGCCCGCCACGACGAAGGCTTCTTCACCGGGAAGGACAACACCCGGCTGTTCTGGACGCTCGACCTGCCGGACGCGCCCCCGCGCGCGCACGTCGCCATCGTCCATGGCTACGGCGACCACATCGGCCGCTACCGGCCCGTCATCGACGCGCTGGTGCAGGACGGCTTCGCCGTGCACGGCTTCGACTACCGGGGCCACGGCCGCGCGGACGGACGGCGCGCCTACGCCGCGAAGTGGACCGAGTTCCTCGACGACCTGGACGGCTTCTGGCAGCGCGTGCGCAAGGCCGCGGGCAACGAGAAGATCTTCCTGCTCGCCCACAGCCACGGCGGCCTGATGGCCGCGCACGCCCTGACCGGGAGACTGGAAGGCCTCTCCGGCGCCATCCTCTCCGCGCCCTACCTCAAGCTGGCCATCAGCCCGCCGGCCGCGAAGGTGCTCGCCGCGCGCATGGTGGGCACCTTGGTGCCGTGGATGAAGGTCCCCTCGGGCCTGGCCCCGGAGATGCTCAGCACCGACCCGGACATCCAGAAGGCAGTCGGGGCGGACCCGCTCTACGTTCCCTTCGCCACGCCCCGCTGGTTCGTGGAGTCCACGGCCGCCCAGGCGCAGACGCTCGGGCTGGCGCCGAAGATTCAAGTGCCGCTGTTCGTGCTGTGCGGCCAGGAGGACGGGGTGGCGCTGCCAGCGGCGGCGCGGGCCTTCTTCGAGGCGGCGGGGACGGCGGACAAGAAGTTCAAGGAGTACCCCGGCATGCGGCACGAGCCGCTCAACGAGCGGGACCGCGCGACGGTGTTCCAGGACATCTCCGGCTGGATCTCCGCGCATCTCTGA
- a CDS encoding TlyA family RNA methyltransferase, translating to MKPKKERLDVLVVERGLAESRTKAQALILAGQVVVADQRVDKPGSLVPVEAELRLKGEVMPYVSRGGLKLKGAMDRFGLDVTGRVGADIGASTGGFTDCLLQHGAVRVHAIDVGYGQLHEKLRVDPRVRSRERVNARYLTDEDLPEKVGVVVIDVSFISLTQVLPSVLPFLSPGGLLIALVKPQFEVGPERVGKGGVVRDPEARQDAIDTVTAFVREHGLSVRGLMDSPVPGPAGNVEALLVADRP from the coding sequence GTGAAGCCGAAGAAGGAACGCCTGGACGTGCTGGTGGTGGAGCGCGGGCTCGCCGAGTCGCGCACCAAGGCCCAGGCGCTCATCCTCGCCGGCCAGGTGGTGGTGGCGGACCAGCGCGTGGACAAGCCCGGCTCCCTGGTGCCGGTGGAGGCCGAGCTGCGCCTCAAGGGCGAGGTGATGCCGTACGTGTCGCGCGGCGGCCTCAAGCTGAAGGGGGCCATGGACCGCTTCGGCCTGGACGTGACGGGCCGCGTGGGCGCGGACATCGGCGCCAGCACGGGCGGCTTCACCGACTGCCTGCTCCAGCACGGCGCGGTGCGGGTGCACGCCATCGACGTGGGCTACGGCCAGCTGCACGAGAAGCTGCGCGTGGATCCGCGCGTGCGCTCCCGCGAGCGGGTCAACGCGCGCTACCTCACGGACGAGGACCTGCCGGAGAAGGTGGGCGTGGTCGTCATCGACGTGAGCTTCATCTCGCTCACCCAGGTGCTGCCGTCGGTGCTGCCGTTCCTCTCACCGGGCGGGCTGCTCATCGCCCTGGTGAAGCCCCAGTTCGAGGTGGGCCCGGAGCGCGTGGGCAAGGGCGGCGTGGTGCGCGACCCGGAAGCGCGGCAGGACGCCATCGACACCGTGACGGCCTTCGTGCGCGAGCACGGGCTCAGCGTGCGCGGGTTGATGGACTCGCCCGTGCCCGGGCCCGCCGGCAACGTGGAAGCGCTCCTCGTCGCCGACAGGCCCTGA
- a CDS encoding ParB/RepB/Spo0J family partition protein — protein sequence MPSQQEGAADASAPKHGEGASGDVTPEGAPQAEAGGAQTDLPGEGGQATASATEASTAAGASSEPETRTEGGESPGRTGEETPAGDAATSGGASAQGGEPEGSGATVQGESTSTPADAEASSGPGRYVELSSGESVQDASGTGSDGGGEAKDVVTEPSSGPVSGADDALLSAGIWDVASRASQEDAGSMGSGDGSEHSANDGAATSDGEPHAQAIEPRVMGQVTAMVLPLERLEEDTTFRLRDEGDVSELATDLARLGQLFPVDVRPRGEERYQLICGFRRVAALRFLKRDQVQVRVHEELSDEDALLLSLAEAIHASPVEHDVLEAKRESLEAEGRLTAPVRDMLEKALATEETLAPEGVEEEIDADELAADVAQRMGVLNQELSLLADVFAALDESRRAELLMQLRYSAQLVAYLEGL from the coding sequence ATGCCGTCCCAGCAGGAGGGAGCGGCTGACGCGTCCGCGCCGAAGCATGGCGAGGGCGCGAGTGGAGACGTGACGCCGGAAGGTGCCCCCCAGGCCGAAGCGGGTGGGGCGCAGACCGACCTGCCTGGAGAGGGTGGGCAGGCCACCGCGAGCGCGACCGAGGCCAGCACGGCCGCCGGAGCCTCCAGTGAGCCGGAGACACGCACCGAGGGCGGCGAGTCGCCGGGCCGCACCGGGGAAGAGACTCCCGCCGGGGACGCCGCGACGTCGGGTGGAGCATCCGCCCAGGGCGGCGAACCGGAAGGCTCCGGGGCGACCGTGCAGGGCGAGAGCACCAGCACCCCGGCGGACGCGGAGGCCTCTTCGGGCCCCGGCCGCTACGTGGAGCTGTCCTCGGGCGAGAGCGTCCAGGACGCCTCCGGCACGGGCAGCGACGGTGGCGGGGAGGCGAAGGACGTGGTGACGGAGCCGAGCTCCGGTCCGGTGTCGGGCGCGGATGACGCGCTGCTGAGCGCCGGCATCTGGGACGTGGCGAGCCGTGCGAGCCAGGAGGACGCGGGCTCCATGGGCTCCGGAGACGGTTCGGAACACAGCGCCAACGACGGCGCGGCGACTTCGGATGGGGAGCCCCACGCGCAGGCCATCGAGCCGCGCGTGATGGGACAGGTGACGGCGATGGTGCTGCCGCTGGAGCGACTGGAGGAGGACACCACCTTCCGCCTGCGGGACGAGGGCGACGTGTCCGAGCTGGCGACGGACCTGGCTCGACTGGGCCAGCTGTTCCCGGTGGACGTGCGCCCGCGCGGCGAGGAGCGCTACCAGCTCATCTGCGGCTTCCGGCGCGTGGCGGCGCTGCGCTTCCTCAAGCGCGACCAGGTCCAGGTGCGCGTGCACGAGGAGCTGTCCGACGAGGACGCGCTCCTGTTGTCCCTGGCGGAGGCCATCCACGCCTCGCCGGTGGAGCACGACGTGCTGGAGGCCAAGCGCGAGTCGCTGGAGGCCGAAGGCCGGCTGACGGCGCCGGTGCGCGACATGCTGGAGAAGGCGCTCGCCACCGAGGAGACGCTGGCTCCGGAGGGCGTCGAGGAGGAGATCGACGCGGACGAACTGGCGGCGGACGTCGCGCAGCGCATGGGCGTCCTCAATCAGGAACTGTCGCTGCTCGCGGACGTGTTCGCCGCGCTGGACGAATCGCGCAGGGCGGAGTTGCTGATGCAGCTGCGCTACTCGGCGCAGCTGGTGGCGTACCTGGAGGGTCTGTAG
- a CDS encoding ATP-binding protein, with translation MSSEQRGRVLVLAAKAAGDALVERLTASGYQCASTERETGLAEMVDQLQPEVVLLAVTAKRAAELLETVRKTDKLQRLPVLVDQGRARSAEAFKRLAVDDFVRGADELVPRLESALRAWRLKEREERIRMRMGMLLEITQAATSSLELEEILRIAVEKVGQVTGTDRCSVVLVEGSHARTATVVATQEDPSLVQLDIEVARYPELRRALETRQPVLIEEAQRDPLMAEVRTSLLPQGVKSILVQPLICQDDLLGALFLRVSKGEASIGRDEQEFAEAVAGVLANSIRNARLHTAVKKKREDLELAYVERYRELNDANRRLKELNRLKDEIIAVCSHDLRAPLQVLLGHGRLLLEGPLETQQKQSAEAMIRQGRKILTLVESLLEKGKGEAARLSIEPRVLDVAQLCRDAVAELEILAAEKAVSLRSECPDSLMLIGDEVKLHEVLQNLISNAIQHASDPGVVVVRTQRLSRPDGDAVRVMVSDNGVGIPPDELHLVFDRYRHGPKGTGLGLAICKEFVELHGGEIWAESPADGGCTFVFTLPLAQEAARNPRPQPAPGAAPEQPRVLVVEDEPEIAAVLSEVLRSKYRVEVARDGAEGLAKARASRPDLVVMDVFLPKLDGLDAAMALKSSSDTAHIPVILLSAHQGVADKVRALNLGAVDYMAKPFNAVELLNRTERALKLSRGEKDQQDKTNSLQRRTGSDPVTGLLDRRGLLLRLEQEVARSRRYHRALTLAVLRPDRDLDAMPPNMAEVMRKRVRHPDSIAHLGLGVFAVVLPECNADAARTVINRLMPDVENVTSIEYRAAMADVSQDSDPVEKLLEKLGAPPPEAH, from the coding sequence TTGTCGTCTGAGCAGAGGGGGCGGGTGCTGGTGCTCGCGGCCAAGGCCGCGGGTGACGCGTTGGTGGAGCGGCTCACGGCGAGTGGCTACCAGTGCGCCTCCACGGAACGGGAGACCGGGCTGGCGGAGATGGTGGATCAGCTCCAGCCGGAGGTGGTGCTCCTGGCGGTGACGGCCAAGCGGGCGGCGGAGTTGCTGGAGACGGTGCGCAAGACGGACAAGCTCCAGCGCCTGCCGGTGCTGGTGGATCAGGGCCGCGCGCGCTCGGCGGAGGCCTTCAAGCGGCTGGCGGTGGACGACTTCGTGCGCGGCGCCGACGAACTGGTGCCCCGGCTGGAGTCCGCCCTGCGCGCCTGGAGGCTCAAGGAGCGCGAGGAGCGCATCCGGATGCGCATGGGGATGCTGCTCGAAATCACCCAGGCGGCCACCAGCTCGCTGGAGCTGGAGGAGATCCTCCGCATCGCGGTGGAGAAGGTCGGCCAGGTGACGGGCACGGACCGCTGCTCCGTGGTGTTGGTGGAGGGCAGCCACGCGCGCACGGCCACGGTCGTCGCGACGCAGGAGGACCCGAGCCTCGTCCAGCTGGACATCGAGGTGGCGCGCTACCCGGAGCTGCGCCGCGCGCTGGAGACGCGGCAGCCCGTCCTGATTGAAGAGGCGCAGCGCGACCCGCTGATGGCGGAGGTGCGCACGTCGCTGCTACCGCAGGGCGTGAAGTCCATCCTGGTGCAGCCGCTCATCTGCCAGGACGACCTGCTGGGCGCGCTCTTCCTGCGCGTGTCCAAGGGCGAGGCGTCCATCGGCCGCGACGAACAGGAGTTCGCGGAGGCGGTGGCGGGCGTGCTCGCCAACTCCATCCGCAACGCGCGCCTGCACACGGCGGTGAAGAAGAAGCGCGAGGACCTGGAGCTGGCGTACGTGGAGCGCTACCGCGAGCTCAACGACGCGAACCGCCGCCTGAAGGAACTCAACCGCCTCAAGGATGAGATCATCGCGGTGTGCAGCCACGACCTGCGCGCGCCGCTCCAGGTGCTCCTGGGGCACGGCCGGCTGCTCCTGGAAGGGCCGCTGGAGACGCAGCAGAAGCAGTCCGCGGAGGCGATGATCCGCCAGGGCCGGAAGATCCTCACCCTGGTCGAGTCCCTGCTGGAGAAGGGCAAGGGCGAGGCGGCGCGGCTGTCCATCGAGCCTCGCGTGCTGGACGTGGCGCAGCTGTGCCGCGACGCCGTGGCGGAGCTGGAGATCCTGGCGGCGGAGAAGGCCGTGTCGCTGCGCTCCGAGTGCCCCGACAGCCTGATGCTGATTGGCGACGAGGTGAAGCTGCACGAGGTGCTGCAGAACCTCATCAGCAACGCCATCCAGCACGCCAGCGACCCGGGCGTGGTGGTGGTGCGCACGCAGCGGCTGTCGCGGCCGGACGGCGACGCGGTGCGGGTGATGGTGAGCGACAACGGGGTGGGGATTCCCCCGGACGAGCTGCACCTCGTCTTCGACCGCTACCGTCACGGGCCCAAGGGCACGGGGCTGGGGCTGGCCATCTGCAAGGAGTTCGTGGAGCTGCACGGCGGTGAAATCTGGGCGGAGAGCCCGGCCGACGGTGGCTGCACCTTCGTCTTCACGCTGCCCCTGGCGCAGGAGGCCGCGCGCAACCCCCGGCCGCAGCCCGCGCCCGGCGCCGCGCCCGAGCAGCCTCGCGTGCTGGTGGTGGAGGACGAGCCCGAAATCGCCGCGGTGCTGTCGGAGGTGCTGCGCTCGAAGTACCGCGTGGAGGTGGCGCGCGACGGCGCGGAGGGCCTGGCGAAGGCGCGCGCTTCACGGCCGGACCTGGTCGTGATGGACGTGTTCCTGCCCAAGCTGGACGGCCTGGACGCGGCCATGGCGCTCAAGTCCTCGTCGGACACTGCGCACATCCCGGTCATCCTCCTGTCCGCCCACCAGGGCGTGGCCGACAAGGTCCGCGCGCTCAACCTGGGCGCGGTGGACTACATGGCCAAGCCCTTCAACGCGGTGGAGCTGCTCAACCGCACCGAGCGCGCCCTCAAGCTGAGCCGGGGTGAGAAGGATCAGCAGGACAAGACGAACTCGCTGCAGCGGCGCACCGGCAGCGATCCGGTGACGGGCCTGCTCGACCGCCGCGGCCTGCTCCTGCGCTTGGAGCAGGAGGTGGCCCGCAGCCGCCGCTACCACCGCGCCCTCACGCTGGCGGTGCTGCGTCCGGACCGCGACCTGGACGCCATGCCGCCCAACATGGCGGAGGTGATGCGCAAGCGCGTGCGCCACCCGGACTCCATCGCCCATCTGGGGCTGGGCGTCTTCGCGGTGGTGCTGCCCGAGTGCAACGCGGACGCGGCGCGCACGGTCATCAACCGCCTGATGCCGGACGTGGAGAACGTGACCTCCATCGAGTACCGGGCCGCCATGGCGGACGTCAGCCAGGACAGCGATCCGGTGGAGAAGCTGCTGGAGAAGCTGGGAGCCCCCCCGCCCGAGGCCCACTAG
- a CDS encoding bactofilin family protein, producing the protein MANTIIGSSIVIDGEISGDEDLVIQGTVKGKISLKESLYVEGSGVVEADIETQNVEIAGRVTGNIAATDKVELKTDCRVVGDIKAPRILIADGASFKGNVDMDMKER; encoded by the coding sequence ATGGCGAATACGATCATTGGCTCGAGCATCGTCATCGATGGGGAGATTTCCGGGGACGAGGACCTGGTCATCCAGGGCACCGTGAAGGGGAAGATCTCCCTCAAGGAGAGCCTCTACGTGGAGGGCTCGGGCGTCGTCGAGGCGGACATCGAGACGCAGAACGTGGAGATCGCCGGCCGCGTGACGGGCAACATCGCCGCCACCGACAAGGTCGAGCTGAAGACGGACTGCCGCGTGGTGGGCGACATCAAGGCCCCGCGCATCCTCATCGCCGACGGTGCCTCCTTCAAGGGCAACGTCGACATGGACATGAAGGAGCGCTGA
- the bacN gene encoding bactofilin BacN, translating to MAQGETGIIGKGIVIRGNLTGGGDLVIEGRVEGQIALKNHLTIEGTGKVQADIRAEELTINGEASGNIDASTRVAINASAKVAGDIKAPRVVIEDGAVFNGSIEMDVKLPDDI from the coding sequence ATGGCACAGGGTGAAACGGGCATCATTGGCAAGGGCATCGTCATCAGGGGCAACCTCACGGGCGGAGGGGACCTGGTCATCGAAGGACGCGTGGAGGGGCAGATCGCCCTGAAGAACCACCTCACCATCGAAGGCACCGGGAAGGTGCAGGCGGACATCCGCGCCGAGGAACTGACCATCAACGGCGAGGCGAGCGGCAACATCGACGCCTCCACGCGCGTGGCCATCAACGCCTCGGCGAAGGTGGCCGGCGACATCAAGGCCCCACGGGTCGTCATCGAGGATGGTGCCGTGTTCAACGGCTCCATCGAGATGGACGTGAAGTTGCCGGACGACATCTAG
- a CDS encoding bactofilin family protein: protein MATAKDLAGNSVDNTVVGPSILISGRLTGDEDLTVRGRVEGELTLSRTLIVEPSGVVKANVAVRNAIVSGVVVGNINATESVELTREGRMVGDIRAPRVIIVDGASFRGRVDMGDVEPGRLPSERPAVARPQAVTRPTVRPGATPPRPPTPPAAPPRAAPTPPPPPARTQPASAPATVVARPSAKPLPPPPPPAATTTRAPEPPRPAVTEQASSAGAPLTRVMGAGAKKKVVVKKSR from the coding sequence GTGGCGACCGCGAAGGATCTTGCAGGCAACTCCGTCGACAACACCGTGGTGGGGCCTTCCATCCTCATCAGCGGTCGGCTCACGGGTGACGAGGACCTCACGGTCCGCGGGCGCGTGGAGGGTGAGCTCACCCTCAGCCGCACCCTCATCGTGGAGCCGTCCGGCGTGGTGAAGGCCAACGTGGCGGTGAGGAACGCCATCGTCAGCGGCGTGGTGGTGGGCAACATCAACGCCACGGAGAGCGTGGAGCTCACCCGCGAAGGCCGCATGGTGGGCGACATCCGCGCCCCCCGCGTCATCATCGTGGACGGGGCCAGCTTCCGCGGCCGCGTGGACATGGGAGACGTGGAACCGGGCCGGCTGCCGTCCGAACGCCCCGCCGTGGCCCGTCCGCAGGCGGTGACGCGTCCCACGGTGCGTCCGGGCGCCACCCCGCCGCGTCCTCCGACGCCGCCGGCCGCTCCGCCTCGCGCCGCCCCGACGCCGCCCCCGCCTCCCGCGCGCACGCAGCCCGCGTCGGCGCCGGCCACCGTCGTGGCCCGTCCGTCGGCCAAGCCGCTGCCGCCGCCCCCGCCTCCCGCCGCGACCACGACCCGGGCTCCGGAGCCTCCGCGTCCGGCAGTCACTGAGCAGGCGAGCAGTGCCGGCGCGCCCCTTACCCGCGTGATGGGTGCTGGCGCGAAGAAGAAGGTCGTGGTGAAGAAGTCCCGTTAG
- a CDS encoding tetratricopeptide repeat protein, with product MRPLPLLSRAAVMCLALAAGGSGAAPARKAPAPHVDREAMREAMDSSDRDDEPSASSASYAHYLQARLMHLEGNHRASVDELRLALATDDGNPTLLTQLGEEYARLGDLERAERELRRAVEKAPTHYAAHVLLGRVLLESGRTARAKQHLRRAVALRPREPEAYLVLSQLYLDAKAPDDAVKVVESLAHALPGEASGYRRLGLVLAERGDAARAERLLAKASERDPGDVEVWSTLARLYEDSGRPKEAEDALARALEADPDSREVLLSAGRAALKGGSATRARAYFDRLLSLSASPELAVRVAFSYLASGEPAAAKEVLDAARKDAPDEPRLAYYAGLVAERTRRFSVAAADFASVPPDSEVFPDARVRQARCLSLVGDHPRALVLYRMAMSEAPDDVEVHVGYARALERSGDATRAEGVLREALAGEGGALAYDALATLLERQGRAPDALALLRDAVAKTPRNQDLQFALATLLERQGDVAGALSRMRGVLALKPDHSAALNFMGYVMAQRGRDLDEAERLVRRALALRPDNGAYVDSLGWVLFQRGDAKKAVEVLERAVELAPDDPAILEHLGDAYLKAGRAPEAVRTWKRALEVLTLEPEAAEPADQRTTLERKLKALPSTAPGR from the coding sequence GTGCGCCCGCTCCCGCTCCTCAGCCGTGCCGCCGTGATGTGCCTCGCGCTGGCCGCCGGAGGTTCGGGGGCCGCGCCCGCGAGGAAGGCCCCGGCCCCGCACGTCGACCGCGAGGCGATGCGCGAGGCCATGGATTCGAGCGACCGTGACGACGAGCCGTCCGCGTCGTCCGCCAGCTACGCGCACTACCTCCAGGCGCGGCTGATGCACCTGGAGGGCAACCACCGGGCCTCGGTGGACGAGCTGCGGCTGGCGCTCGCCACCGACGACGGCAACCCGACCCTCCTCACCCAGCTGGGCGAGGAGTACGCGCGCCTGGGTGACCTGGAGCGCGCCGAGCGCGAACTTCGCCGGGCCGTGGAGAAGGCCCCCACGCACTACGCCGCCCACGTGCTCCTGGGCCGGGTGTTGCTGGAGTCCGGCCGCACGGCGCGCGCGAAGCAGCACCTGCGCCGCGCGGTGGCCCTGCGTCCCCGCGAGCCTGAGGCGTACCTCGTCCTGTCGCAGCTGTACCTGGACGCGAAGGCCCCCGACGATGCGGTGAAGGTGGTGGAGTCGCTGGCCCACGCGCTGCCGGGAGAGGCCTCCGGCTACCGGCGGCTGGGGCTCGTCCTGGCCGAGCGCGGCGACGCGGCCCGCGCCGAGCGCCTGCTCGCGAAGGCCTCCGAGCGCGACCCGGGTGACGTGGAGGTGTGGTCCACGCTGGCCCGTCTCTACGAGGACTCCGGCCGTCCGAAGGAGGCGGAGGACGCGCTGGCCCGCGCGCTGGAGGCGGATCCGGACAGCCGCGAGGTGCTGCTGTCCGCGGGCCGTGCCGCGCTGAAGGGCGGGTCGGCGACCCGGGCGCGGGCTTACTTCGACCGGTTGCTGTCGCTCTCCGCGTCGCCGGAGTTGGCCGTGCGGGTGGCCTTCAGCTACCTGGCCTCCGGAGAGCCCGCCGCCGCGAAGGAGGTGCTGGACGCCGCGCGCAAGGACGCGCCGGACGAGCCCCGCCTCGCGTACTACGCCGGCCTGGTCGCGGAGCGCACCCGCCGCTTCTCCGTCGCCGCCGCGGACTTCGCGAGCGTGCCCCCGGACTCGGAGGTGTTCCCCGACGCCCGCGTGCGCCAGGCCCGCTGTCTGTCGCTGGTGGGAGACCACCCGCGCGCGCTGGTGCTCTACCGCATGGCCATGTCGGAAGCGCCCGACGACGTGGAGGTACACGTCGGCTACGCCCGGGCGCTGGAGCGCAGCGGGGACGCGACGCGAGCGGAAGGCGTGCTGCGCGAGGCGCTGGCGGGGGAGGGCGGGGCGCTGGCGTACGACGCGCTGGCCACCCTGCTGGAGCGCCAGGGCCGGGCTCCGGACGCGCTCGCGCTCTTGAGGGACGCTGTCGCGAAGACGCCGAGGAACCAGGACCTGCAGTTCGCCCTGGCCACCCTGCTGGAGCGCCAGGGCGACGTGGCCGGAGCGCTGTCGCGCATGCGGGGGGTGCTCGCGTTGAAGCCGGACCATTCCGCCGCGCTGAACTTCATGGGTTACGTGATGGCGCAGCGGGGCCGGGACCTGGACGAGGCGGAGCGGTTGGTGCGCCGCGCGCTGGCGCTCCGGCCGGACAACGGGGCCTACGTGGACTCGCTGGGGTGGGTCCTCTTCCAGCGCGGCGACGCGAAGAAGGCCGTGGAGGTCCTGGAGCGCGCGGTGGAGCTGGCCCCGGACGACCCCGCCATCCTGGAGCACCTGGGGGACGCGTACCTCAAGGCGGGCCGCGCCCCGGAGGCCGTCCGGACCTGGAAGCGCGCGCTGGAGGTGCTGACGCTGGAGCCGGAGGCCGCCGAGCCCGCGGACCAGCGCACCACCCTGGAGCGCAAGTTGAAGGCGCTACCCTCGACCGCGCCGGGCCGCTAA
- a CDS encoding 1-deoxy-D-xylulose-5-phosphate synthase, which produces MADVLSGVASPADVRALPEDALPGLCEALREAIITTCGRVGGHLGASLGAVEVVVALHRVFHTPQDALLFDVGHQAYAHKLLTGRRDRMHTLRQADGIAPFLDPRESHHDALAAGHACTAISAALGLLAGRRQLGHSGHVVAVVGDGALTGGLSFEGLNNAGGSPLPLVVVLNDNQMSISANVGAIPALLRTRNARAFFESLGFTYLGPVDGHDLGALTRALREAKASSRPVVVHALTKKGRGFPPAEADEQTRGHAMGPYEWRDGKLVRSRGGRPTYSEAFAQVLGDALERDPRVVAVTPAMLEGSALTGLKARFPDRVHDVGIAEQHAVTFCAGLAAAGAKPVCVIYSTFLQRAYDQVVHDVCLPGLPVVFAVDRAGLVGADGATHQGAYDVSFLRPLPGLTQWAPVVGEDLGPMLATALQASGPSVLRFPRGTLPDLPPELARDGTEAHDARAGAEGGKSSTASRLTPAALPMPGARWLKRVPGSRLTLVTLGPLGLSALEAVRSEPDWSALDARRAWPLDEAALLEAAAGGHVVVAEEGTVRGGLGSAVLELYAASGVSPRVTLLGMPDVFLPHGDARVQRTQLGLDAAGLLRAGRALLGEENR; this is translated from the coding sequence ATGGCGGACGTGCTGTCCGGTGTCGCGTCTCCCGCGGATGTGCGCGCGCTCCCCGAGGACGCGCTGCCCGGCCTGTGCGAGGCGCTGCGCGAGGCCATCATCACCACGTGCGGCCGCGTGGGAGGCCACCTGGGCGCGTCGCTGGGCGCGGTCGAAGTGGTCGTGGCCCTGCACCGCGTCTTCCACACGCCGCAGGACGCGCTCCTCTTCGACGTGGGGCACCAGGCGTACGCGCACAAGCTGCTCACCGGCCGGCGCGACCGGATGCACACGCTGCGGCAGGCGGACGGCATCGCGCCGTTCCTGGATCCACGGGAGAGCCACCACGACGCGCTGGCGGCCGGTCATGCGTGCACGGCCATCTCCGCGGCGCTGGGTCTGCTTGCCGGCCGGCGGCAGCTGGGGCACTCGGGCCACGTGGTGGCGGTGGTGGGCGACGGCGCGCTCACCGGGGGCCTGAGCTTCGAAGGGCTCAACAACGCGGGGGGCAGCCCGCTGCCGCTCGTGGTGGTGCTCAACGACAACCAGATGTCCATCAGCGCGAACGTGGGCGCCATCCCCGCGCTCCTGCGCACGCGCAACGCCCGCGCCTTCTTCGAATCGCTGGGCTTCACCTACCTGGGCCCGGTGGACGGGCACGACCTGGGCGCGCTCACGCGGGCGCTGCGCGAGGCGAAGGCGTCATCACGCCCGGTGGTGGTGCACGCGCTGACGAAGAAGGGGCGCGGCTTCCCGCCCGCGGAGGCGGACGAGCAGACGCGCGGCCACGCGATGGGGCCGTACGAGTGGCGCGACGGAAAGCTGGTGCGCTCGCGCGGAGGACGGCCCACGTACAGCGAGGCCTTCGCCCAGGTGTTGGGTGACGCGCTGGAACGGGACCCGCGCGTGGTGGCCGTGACGCCCGCGATGCTGGAGGGCAGCGCGCTCACCGGCTTGAAGGCGCGCTTCCCTGACCGCGTGCACGACGTGGGCATCGCGGAGCAGCACGCGGTGACGTTCTGCGCGGGGCTGGCCGCGGCGGGCGCGAAGCCGGTGTGCGTCATCTACTCCACCTTCCTCCAGCGCGCGTACGACCAGGTGGTCCACGACGTGTGTCTACCGGGGCTGCCCGTCGTCTTCGCGGTGGACCGGGCGGGGCTCGTGGGCGCGGACGGCGCCACGCACCAGGGCGCCTACGACGTGTCCTTCCTCCGGCCGCTGCCGGGCCTCACGCAATGGGCTCCGGTGGTGGGGGAGGACCTGGGGCCCATGCTCGCCACCGCGCTCCAGGCCTCCGGGCCCTCCGTGCTGCGCTTCCCGCGCGGCACTCTGCCGGACCTGCCGCCGGAGTTGGCACGGGACGGGACTGAGGCGCACGACGCGCGCGCTGGCGCGGAGGGGGGCAAGAGTTCCACGGCCTCGCGGCTGACACCGGCCGCGCTCCCCATGCCGGGCGCCCGCTGGCTGAAGCGTGTGCCCGGCTCACGGCTGACCTTGGTGACACTCGGACCTCTGGGTTTGTCCGCGCTGGAGGCCGTGCGGAGCGAGCCGGACTGGAGCGCGCTGGACGCGCGCCGGGCGTGGCCCTTGGATGAAGCCGCGCTCCTGGAGGCCGCTGCGGGCGGGCACGTGGTGGTGGCGGAGGAGGGCACCGTCCGGGGCGGCCTGGGCAGCGCGGTGCTGGAGCTGTACGCCGCGTCGGGCGTGTCTCCCCGGGTGACGCTCCTGGGCATGCCGGACGTCTTCCTGCCGCATGGGGACGCGCGGGTGCAGCGCACACAGCTGGGACTGGATGCGGCGGGCCTGCTGCGCGCGGGCCGTGCGCTGCTGGGAGAGGAGAACCGGTGA